In Oceanotoga teriensis, the genomic window CCTTCTATTTTCCATATAGAACCGCTTTCAGCTTCAGGAATACTTTTTATTGCTACATCAAGTAATTTGTTCATAAAGTCTTTTTCTGTTTCTTCTCCTGTTATCTTTTGAAACAATTCAGACATATCTTCAAACCCTTGCATATAATTTTTAATTTCTTGATTTGAATCCATTTCAGTATTTCCCCCCAAAAATTAGAATTCTTTTTGCTTGTACAAAAAATTGTACTATTAATATATATTATACCACTCTTTGCTTAAAAATTAAAATTATTTTTTTCTTTTATTAACATTTTTCGTCTTTTTTTTATTAAAATCATTATTTGTATATACATCTTTAAATTTAACACGAGTTTTTTCATCTTTTTCTATGTAAATTTTTTTTCCTTCAAGATTAAGATTTGTATAATACATAGTTGTTGAATTAGTTGAAGGAGTAGGCGTAAAAATTTGAACATCATTTGGTACAAAGCCGAAAGAATTTTTTATTCTATTTTTAGAATTTTCTTCCATTTCTTTATTAGAGCCGGGATGAGCGGCAATTAAATAAGCAGAAAATTTTGTATTTAAATTTAATTTTTTCCCTTCATTTCTTAGATCGTTTATGAATTTTTCTGTTAAATCAAAAGATGGTTTGTTCATAAGTTTTAAAACTTCATCATCTGCATGTTCAGGGGCTATTTTAAATCTTCCAGGAATATGTTTTTTTATCAAATTTTTTAAAAACTTCATTCCATATTTTTTATCTTTATATATCAAATCAACTCTTATGCCAGAAGATATAAAAACTTTTTTAACGCCTTTAACTTTCTCAACAGAATTTAGTAATTCGATATATTTTGAATGATCTGGAGATAAAGAATTACAGAATTCATAACCAATACAAGATTTTTCTTTACAAGCACCTAATTCTATCTTTTTTTTGCAATCATATCCATACATATTGGCTGTTGGACCACCAACATCGCTTATTATTCCATTAAAATTTTTTTGAGAAGAAATTATTTCAGCTTCTTTTATTATTGATTCTGGACTACGACTTTGTATAGTTCTTCCTTGATGTAAAGTTAAAGCACAAAAATTACATTCGCCATAACATCCTCTATGAGAAGTTATTGAATTTTTAACTGTATCAAAAGATTTAACATAACCTTTTTTTAATTCAGAGGGAGCAACTTGTCTTGTATATTTTAATGAATATACTTCATCCATTTCTTGAGTTGTTAAACAATATTGAGGAGGATTTTGAATAACATATCTATTAAAGTGTTTTTGGATAATACCTTTTGCATTTAAAGGGTCTGTTTCTTTTTGAAAAGTTTTAAAAGCTAAAAAATATTTTTGTTTATCTTTTTTAACTTCTTCGAGTGAAGGAATATTTATGAAATCATAATTATTTGGCATTTCAGATTTCCAATAAACTATACCCCTCAAAGATTTACAATCTTCAATTGTTCCACCATTTTTAAATATATTACCGATTTCTATTATAGTTTTTTCTCCCATTCCATAAACAATTAAATCTGCCTTTGAGTCAAGTAATATAGAATTTTTTACTTTATTCTGCCACCAATCATAATGAGCCATTCTCCTTAAAGAGGCTTCTATTCCGCCCAAAATTATAGGTTTGTTAAAATATTGTTTTATGAGATTAGAATAG contains:
- a CDS encoding YgiQ family radical SAM protein; this encodes MFDIPTTKEEMNSLGIKQLDVILISGDSFVDHPSFGVAIIARVLKDICGLKVGVISQPDWKSEKDIKKLGEPKYFFGVSGGNLDSMVSNYTASRKKRKTDFYSPNTEFGKRPDRASIVYSNLIKQYFNKPIILGGIEASLRRMAHYDWWQNKVKNSILLDSKADLIVYGMGEKTIIEIGNIFKNGGTIEDCKSLRGIVYWKSEMPNNYDFINIPSLEEVKKDKQKYFLAFKTFQKETDPLNAKGIIQKHFNRYVIQNPPQYCLTTQEMDEVYSLKYTRQVAPSELKKGYVKSFDTVKNSITSHRGCYGECNFCALTLHQGRTIQSRSPESIIKEAEIISSQKNFNGIISDVGGPTANMYGYDCKKKIELGACKEKSCIGYEFCNSLSPDHSKYIELLNSVEKVKGVKKVFISSGIRVDLIYKDKKYGMKFLKNLIKKHIPGRFKIAPEHADDEVLKLMNKPSFDLTEKFINDLRNEGKKLNLNTKFSAYLIAAHPGSNKEMEENSKNRIKNSFGFVPNDVQIFTPTPSTNSTTMYYTNLNLEGKKIYIEKDEKTRVKFKDVYTNNDFNKKKTKNVNKRKK